The window ACATTTGGAATGCTCCGGAGTTCTTGCTGTTGTCGTTTTAGGAATGTTTCTGTCATGGAATTCCTTTTCACTTTTCAGTGCTAACAGCAGAATACAGATGAGCCACTTCTGGGATGTTATTGTCTTTGTTCTGAATGGTTTGGTTTTTCTGATCCTGGGAATGCAGCTTCCACAGATCATTGCAGACATTCCTCATTCTGAACTGCCAGTTTTAATCCTGTATGGTCTTCTTATTTTTGGAATACTTATCGTTATAAGACTGTTTATCATTTTTACATTTCCTTTATTTTCAGGAAATAAAGTCAAAAAAGAGACTAGATTCTTTTCACAGGCCAAAAAAGAATATATCATTTTATCGTGGTCCGGAATGAGAGGTGTTGTTTCCTTAGCTGCTGCATTAGCCCTGCCTTTGCAGGATAATGATGGTACTGTAATTCCTCAAAGAAGCACCATTCTCTTTATAACATTTGTGGTCATCATTTTCACTTTACTCATTCAAGGTTTTACGCTGCCTCACCTGATAAAGCTTATAAAGCCGGCTGAAGAAGAAGAAAAGAATGAAAAAGAACTGAATATTCTCTTAATCGATCAATCACTTTCCTTTCTGGAGAATAAAAAAAGAGAGCCTTCCATCACTGAAGGCATCGTGTCAGGAATGATCGAAAAATTAAAGAAAGAAGAAACCGAACTCTACCAAACCGGCACAACTGAGCCTATAGACTGTATAGAATGGAGAAAAGCCTATTTCAATATTGAACTTCAGCTTATAGAATTTCAACGGAAGGAACTTATTAAAAATTATTACAAAGGTGAATATTCACTTGAAGTGATCCGCAAAAAGAGTGGGAATTAGATTTTTGGGCAACCACCGTTTATCATGAAATGGAAACATTAGGATATAAAAATCAGGTTTGATCTTCCTTTTTTAACCTAAGTCAAAGTTTTTCATTTCCGGCATGTCCAACTTTGCATTACCAATTTTAAATACAGGATAAGAAATACGAATACCTGGCTATTACAGCACTAACAACAGACAGATAGTCATTGGTTCTTATATACAATTTAAATATTTACTTATGGAAAATATGTTAAAAATATTTGGCGCAGATTCCAAAACAAGAGTTGAAAATGCAATAGAAGACCTACAAGTTGGCAAAGGTGTTTTGCTAATTGACAATGAAGACAGAGAGAATGAAGGTGATCTTATTTTCTCCGCAGAACACATGAATGAAGAAGATATGATCCAGATGATCCGGTATTGCAGCGGTGTAGTCTGCCTTTGTCTTACCCATGAAAAAGCTGATGAATGATGACGGAACCATGTCCAGGTTTCCACAGATTGTAGTATTTGCATTAAAGCATGATTTAATGGTTTTATCCATACAAGATATCATCGAATACAGACAAATGCACACTTCGGATAACTTATTAGCAGAAAATGTTTTACAATAAAATTTAACCACAATGAATTCAACCGAAACAAAAAAAATACGCTCAGTGTTTCATGTGAAACATAAAGAGTATATTACCCCCCATTTTATCAGGGTTACTTTCAATATTAATGACAATCAGGCAGAAATGCTCACTAATGTAAAATCTGGTTCAAATAACAAGATATTTATCCCTGCAGATGAAACAGATACACAGGGAATTGTAAGAACCTATACCAACCGAAAAATTCATCTTGAAAACAGAGAACTGAGCATTGATTTTGTAGCACACGGGGACAACGGACCTGCATCAGCATGGGCGTTAAACGTACAGGAAGGAGATTTTTTAGGCATAGGAATGAAAGAAAGTACAAGACCTTTAGTTCCTGAAGCAGATGCTTATCTGTTGGTAGGTGATGCCACTGCCCTACCTGTTATCTGCGCAATTGTAGAACAGCTGCCTGAAGGAGTAAATGTTAAAGTATTGATGGAAACATTCGGAAAAGACGATGAAATACTTTCCTGCTCTGCAGCCAATGTAGATATTGAATGGCTTTACAATCCGACACCGGAAAAAGGAAGCCAACTTGCAGAAGCGGCCAAACAGTTTAAATTTCCTGAAGATGAGCAAAGAAAATATGTGTATGTCGCTGCGGAATATTCTACGGTAAAAGAACTTCGTGATTATTTCAAAGCTGATGCAACTCTTGATTCCCGCGCTCTGCATGCTGTATCTTACTGGAAGGCTGGTGAATCGGAAGACCAAGCTGGATTACATAAAAAACAATCATCATAGGATCGTTTTTTAACCCACGTCAAAGTTTTTATTCATTCGATAATGGAATTTTGCAACACGATTTAAATATAAACTATGAACATTCAATCTATTGTCATCGCCCTGGATGAAAGTATTTTTCTCCACGAATTGCTTCCTGGGGCTTTGAACTGGCCGTTTTTTTAAATGCTACAGTGAAGCTGCTACTCGTAAGGAATAATACAGCTATTCTGAATGCCTCACTAGCCAATACTTCGATAGAAGATGATGACTCGATGGAAAAGCAAATGGCTAAAATTAAACAGGTTACCGAAAAATTTAGTTTGGTAGAACATTCAACGACAATTCTTAATGGTGATCCGCAGGAACAAATCATTCAGTTTATGGCTGACAACAGTGCAGACCTATTAATTGTAGGCACCCATGGAAGAACCGGATTAGATCATCTCATCAGTGGCAGTACCGCAGAATACATCATCCGCCACTCTACTACTCCGGTATTGGTCCTTCCCTACAACCACGAAAAACACTAAATCTTATATTACCGGTGAAGGCTCTGAAGAGTATATTCAGGCGTTGGAAAGTTCTGAGCTTCTTTATATTTATTTCAGAGATTTTCAAAGCCTTTTAAGCAGGGTTCCGGGTTGGGAAAAGTTTTACATCTACTATCTGGAAAACGCTTATGTGAATAATACCCGGCATCTGATGAGCTTTTTAACCATGGATGCCACGGAAAGATATAAACAGCTTCTGGAACAGAATCCAGCCGTAGTACAAAGGCTTTCTAACAGAATGGTGGCCAATTATCTGGGCATTTCGCAGGAATCTTTAAGCAGACTGAAAGGAAGACTCTACAAATAAAAATAACCAACTAACATCTTTATTTTTTTACCAGACTCATCATTGGGTCTGGTTTTGTATATCAATATAAAATGTTACAAAATAAAATCGGCACAAAACAGATTGTGCCGATTTAACCACTATTAAAAACTAACGAAAAGATTATTTAATCCTTTATTTCTTTATAAATTTATTTCTATAGACCTCTCCTTTGGTGCTTTTGGAAACGATGATATAATTTCCGGGAACTAAATGGCTTACATCAATACCTTGTTTGTATTGATGGTCCTTTTTCTGAAGAACCAGTTTTCCGGACATATCCATAATAGTAACTTCTTTATACTCCTCAGATTCTTTTCCGATATAAAGGAATTGTGCCGTAGGATTCGGGTAGATATTTAATGTATTTTCTTTATGCTTCACTTCTCCTGTTCCTAAGTTTCCACAAAACTTCCAATTACTATACTCTAGTTTTACGAAAGCAAAGGGGTCTAACATTTGGCACTGAGTAGGACAATATTCCGTACAGGCATAGAAACCATATTCTCCTGGTTCAGAAGCAGTATAGGTATCTCCCGTCACATTAGGAATCACGCAAGGATCCCCGGTAAAAGGAGCCGTAGTTGTCGGAACACATTTGAACCATGTATGAGGACCATATACTACGGGAAATACATTATCAAACTTCACTGGAGCCTCATTGCATACATGCACTATTCCACCATCTACAATCTCATAAGTTCCCGGAACAAAAGTGGACATCATCGCAGGTAAGCCATACACATATCCATCTGCCATCACTGCACCACTTTCCGCGGCACAATCACCTTGTGTAACGGCTACCTTAAAATAATACAACTGGTCATTTCCATTAATGGTCAATTGTTGTGAGGTAGCCCCTGGAATTGCTTCCCAAGGATTATTATTAGGGCTTTGCCAGGTCCATTCCTGTTTATACCACTGATAAGTAGAATAAGTTTCTGTAGTGGACAGTATTTCATCTTCATTTTCACAGAACAGGATCTTATCTGCGAACATTGCCCCTAATCTTGGGCTGGTAATGACAGGATTACACTGCGCTTTTATATTCAGAAGGCTAAACAATAAAAATGTTAAAAAAATCAGTTTTGTTTTCATATATATTGACATTTAAGTTGATTTCTATTGTAAAGTCATCAGCATTAATCAATCAACAATCTGATCCCGAATTTTACATTAAAATGCAGGGGGTTTTCCTTATAAATCGTGTTAGGAGAGTTTTCATCCTTAAAATGATATCCAATTCCCGGTTCCGCATAAACCCCTAACCTATTGACCAACTTCATCTGAAGTCCTACTGCCGTATTTACTGAAAACGACAGTGGTTTATGATCCAATTTTTCCTCTGAAATTTCTTTTACTTCATCATTTACTACATAACTCGTTGTAATACTTCCTGATATGGGCTTTTCTACCAAAGCTCCTCCTGTAATATATCCTGTAAATCTTCCTTTCTGTATAACATTATAGTTAACCTGAACAGGAATTCCGACATAGTGAACCTTCTGCTCTCCTTTAATATAATTATCATCACTTCCTGAATGAAGCTCAGAAGCAAGTTTTGTATAATTTATTCCTGTTCCTACGCCCCATCTTTTGCCTAGATTATAGTATACCGACAGTCCAAATGTTACCGGTACTTTATGCCTGATCCTTGCTTCTACCGGCTTACTTTGATTAGCTAATAATATTTGCGTCAGAGGATCATTTATATATTCGGAAGCGCTCCATACCTGTTCAAAATTCAACGGCTTGCCACTCACAGACGCGTAACCATGGAATTGTTGTTCTGCAGAATTGGAAGAGGCATTCCCCGTAAGCATACTTAGCATCCATTTCTTTTCCGATTTAGACTTTATATGCTTCGTCTTAGTATTATCCGCATATTTTTCCGGCAGCTCTTGTTCCACTTCATTTACTTTCTTCTCCCCTTCTTCATTCTTTACTTTATCATTCACCAAAGGCTTTTCTTTGGTTTTACTTTCATCTGGAATCAAGATCGGCTGCTCTAATTGATCTGCTTGCATAACATCCTGAACTTTTTCATCATTTCCGGATTCTTTTCCCCCTGTCTTTTCAGACTTTGCCTGTTTTATATTTTTAGCAAAATGACCTATTGTATTAAAATCATTCTGTTCTAAAGAAATATCTGCCTTTGAGTTTTTCCAAATCTTTCCACTCTTTTCTTGTTCTATATTGTTCAAAGGCAGATTTGTATCTGTATTTTTGTTAAAATCTAACGGATTCTGTGAATGCTTATTCTGATTCTCTTCCGGCACTATTTTCATCATCATAAAGATCAAAACAGCCGCCGCAGCAATACCACCAATACGGTACAACCAGGATTTGCTTCCCGCATTTATATCTTTTACCTTTTCTTCTCTATTTTCAGTATCAATTGAAGGAATAAAGCCCGTAATAGGTTTATTTTCCCTGCCTCCTGAGAATAATTCATCCCTGATGTCATCCCACAATCCTTCCCGGAACCTCATCTTCATGGTTCTCCATTCTGCTTCTGCAGGTTATCGAGCCATTCGTTATTCATACTGTGCTTTTTTTGACATTTTAAATTCCTTTATTTTCTGAACCAGCAGCCCTTTTGCACGATGAAACTGTGATGCTGAAGAATTTTCTCCAATACCCAGCAGTGATGCAATTTCCTTATGACTTTTCTTTTCGAAGACATATAAGTTAAAAACAGTTCTATACCCATCTGGAAGAGACTGAATTAATCTCATAATATCTTCTTTCGGGATCTCCTCAAAATCAGGTTCTTCTTCATTCGGAAGATCGGGCAGATCTTCTACTTCAACGGAAGACTTAAAGTCTCCCTTCTGCCTGATATACTTCAGAGACTCATTTACTGTAATACGGGTAATCCATGCTCTAAGAGAGCCTTCTCCCCTGTATTCAAATGCTTCTATAGAACGAAACATCTTAACAAAACTATTCTGAAGTACATCATGCACATCTTCTTTTTCTGCAATATATCGTGAACACACATAGGTCAGATTCCCTGAATAAGCTCCAAAAAGCTCTTTCCAGGCGGCTTCCTCCTTCTCCAGAAGGCGGTTTACCAAAATCTGTTCTTTACTTTCTCCCATGTACTGCTCCAGTATACGATATATTGATTAAAATTTTAAAGCAAAAATAGATTGCATCGTATAAATACAATCTATTTATAGTAATAACCATTAATTAATATTTTACACAGAACGGAAAATTATAATTAATCGCTTCATAAGGGGCAAGTACTGTACCGTCTACGGTAATTTTCTCAGCAGTCAAAGCAAATCGCAATGAACCATCCATCCCTACATAAAACCCTTTCTGCTTAGCATTCAATGTCACTTCTGTCTTTTTAGTCTTCCCATCTACAGGAATCAGCAGCTCCATAGGTTTGGGAGCTAGAGATAGCTCGATTACATTGTTCACTGTATTGATAGAAGCGGTATATTTAATTTCATACTTTACCTTTCCTAATGCTTTAATAGCCTCTTCTGCTTTTACCGGGTCTTTTACTACTGTTTTCACAATCTCTTCCACTGGAAATTCTGAAAACATAATCGTATCTTTTTTTGCTTTAAAATTCTTTATTTTTTCCGTTTTGCTTTCTCCCTGTATAGTAATGAGTCTTCCTTTATAATTTCCATTTATATCTTCCAGTTTTACCGGGATAATTTCCGGACTGTCCACACTACACGAATACAAAGTAACCCCTGTTAATACAATTAGAATAGCTGTTAAAAATTGAGATACTGTAAATTTTTTCATTGCATTATTTTTTCATTAAACATTAATTATTTTGAGTACTCATTGATATAAATCTCATTTTCCGAAAATCTTGCATGCATTATTCAAAAAAAAATAAAAAATTCTCATAACTCATTGATTTAATGAACTAAAATTTTAATCCAAATAATTTTTCTTCAATAAAAATGATTATTGTTCTGAAATTTATAAGGCCATCATATAGATATTTAATCAAGCATTTACGTATATAACAAAAAAAGGAAGCTACATTATATAACTTCCTTTCTTCTCTTTTCATCTGCATCTACTCTATACCTCCACCTAGTGCACGATATAGATCTACCTCAGCATTTAATCTTTCCAACGTTACGTTGATTGCTTCCAGATCATTCTGAAGCTTATTATTCTGGGCTGTAATCACCTCAAGATAAGTTGCCATTCCACTTTTATACAGTTTCAAAGCATCCCCAATTCCTTTATCAAGAATGGCGGTTCTCTGCTCTAAAAGCTGCAGCCTCTCAGAAGTCCCTTGAGTTTTAGCCATGGCATCAGAAACTTCACCAACCGCTGTCATCACCGACTGTTTAAAATTGATTGCTGCTTTTTCCTGCTCAATTAATGCCGTTTCATAAGCTGTTTTCAATTGTTTCTTCTGAAAAATAGGTGCCGCCAGGTTTGCTGCCACTGCTTTAGTAATAGAACCCGGAACATCAAACCATGAACTGAATTTATTTGAATTTACTCCAATCTGCGGACTCAGGCTGATACTTGGATACATCGCCGCTTTTGCCAATCCTGTTTTTGAATTCAGACTGATAACATTGAACTCCGCCATCTTAAGATCCGGTCTTCGGCTTAACAACTGTGCCGGAAGTCCTTCTGAAAGTTTATTTCCTGGAATCATCATTTTCAGGTCTCCAGATCTTTCAATCTTCGCCGGATATTCACCACAAAGGATACTCAAAGCATTTTCCTGAATGGATATATTCTGCTTGGCCAGAGGAATCAGGAGTTCAGCCGTTTTCTTCTGTGCTTCCGACTGCTGTACCGCCAATGAATTGATCTGCCCTGCCTTAAACTGAAGATCCATCATTTTAAGAGTATTATTGCTTAGCTCAATATTCTGTTCTGCAATTTTCATCTGCTCATCTAAACTTATCAAATTATAATAAGCCTGGGCTACCTGAACAATGATTCTGCTTTTTACAGCATTTAAATTTTCTTTCTGGGCAAAGTATTCTGCTGCTGCCGATTCTTTCTGCATCTTCGCTTTCCCCCAGATATCAACTTCCCATGAAAGTCTCAGATTGGCACTGAAGTCATCCATATGGGTGGTTCCTACAAACTGCTCATTCAATGATCCGTTAAGCGTATTTTTGGAAGCCCAGCTTCTGTTTGCTCCGGCACTAAGATCGAGTGTTGGAAGAAGGGATAACTTAGCTTGCTTGTACATCAAATCAAGCTGTTCTATATTTTTCAGTGCAACATTTACTTCATTATTCCTAGCCAGTGCTTTGTCTATTAAGCCGATCAGCTTAGGATCCTTAAAGAACGTCTTCCATGGAAGCACTACGGTATCTCCTGTTACCTGCACAGATTCTTTGTAAATTTCCGGCATCTGAAGATCTGTTCTTGCATAAGGTTTCCCCACGGCGCAGGACACCAGTATTGATGCCATTGCGCCTGAAATAAGGAAATTCTTTATATTAAATATTCTCATTTGTCAATTGATTTTGGATTACAGGATACTTCTTTTTGGATGAAAATTTCTCATCCAGATATTGGAAGAACATATACAGAACAGGAATTACGAATACTCCTAATACAACTCCACTCAACATTCCTATGGCAGCACTTACACTGATGGATTTATTTCCTGAAGCCATTCCTCCTGTAGAAATCATCAGCGGAATCATCCCTACAATAAAGGCTAATGAGGTCATAATGATCGGACGCAATCTCGCCTTTGCTCCTTCCAGTGCCGAATCCAGAATAGAAAGTCCTGATTTTCGCCTCTGGACCGCGAATTCTACAATAAGGATCGCGTTTTTCGCCAAAAGACCGATAAGCATAATCAATCCTACCTGTACATAGATATTGTTATCCAGCCCAATTGCTTTGATTCCTAAGAATGCTCCTACAATTCCCGTTGGAATGGAAAGCATGACCGCCAATGGAAGAATATAACTTTCATATTGTGCTGCAAGAAGCAGATACACGAACAGTAAACATAATCCAAGGATCACAACGGTTTGGCTTCCTGCTGATTTTTCTTCCAGGCTTAATCCTGTCCATTCATAACTATAGTCAGAAGGAAGCTTATTTAAGGTTGGCTCAATTTTATCCATTAAGGCTCCGTTACTGATTCCCGGTTTTGGTACCACATTAATGTTCAATGAATTATAAAGATTATATCGCTGAACAGATTCCGGACCATATACTTTTTTTAAAGTGATTAGGGTATTGGCGGGAACCATTTCTCCTTTATTATTTTTCACAAAAATATCATTGAACGCCTGCTCATCCATTCTGAAAACACCGTCTGCTTTAATATTCACTCTGTAGAATTTTCCGAATCTCGAGAAATTCTGAGACTGATCTCCTGAGAAATAGGTCTGTATAGAGTTTAATAAATTGGAAATACTAACCCCTAACTGCTTGGCTTTATCTTCATTCACTTCAAGCTCCAGCTGTGGATAATCTGCTCTGAACATGGTATAGGCATACGCCACTTCCGGAACCTGCATCAACTGCCCAATCACATCATCTGCTTTTGCTTTAAGAACCTGTGGATCTCTGGCCATACGGTCCTGAAGGACAATCTCAGCGTCATTTGTTACTCCATATCCTTCTACCGGAGGCATTCTGAAACTCATTACACTTCCTTCTTTGATCACAGACAGCTTTCCGTTAACCATATTCATGATCTCGTCAATATCCTGAACCGCTCCTCTTTCTTTCTTAGGTTTTAGTTTCACAAATCCCATTGCATAGGCCGGTCCGGCACTGTTGCTTAACAGGTTAAATCCTGTAATGGATGTATTTTCCTGAACAGCATCTACTGTTTTTAAGATCGC of the Chryseobacterium capnotolerans genome contains:
- a CDS encoding Na+/H+ antiporter yields the protein MAELENIIWISIILIVIISVKERLKLALPLLLLSAGLILSLTRLVPSIDMSPEMIFYVVLPPILFDAAWNTSIPEFKKEFSKISLLAVGLVFLTTTIIAIIAHSIIPGFSWPLAFILGAIISPPDAVAATSITKGLPLPKKLVTILEGESLLNDASALIAYKCALIAIVSGVFSFWKPGFQFVTISLGGIIVGLVIGYLFLKLHRFLNGNSNAETFVIILLPFATYSMAEHLECSGVLAVVVLGMFLSWNSFSLFSANSRIQMSHFWDVIVFVLNGLVFLILGMQLPQIIADIPHSELPVLILYGLLIFGILIVIRLFIIFTFPLFSGNKVKKETRFFSQAKKEYIILSWSGMRGVVSLAAALALPLQDNDGTVIPQRSTILFITFVVIIFTLLIQGFTLPHLIKLIKPAEEEEKNEKELNILLIDQSLSFLENKKREPSITEGIVSGMIEKLKKEETELYQTGTTEPIDCIEWRKAYFNIELQLIEFQRKELIKNYYKGEYSLEVIRKKSGN
- a CDS encoding 3,4-dihydroxy-2-butanone-4-phosphate synthase, which gives rise to MENMLKIFGADSKTRVENAIEDLQVGKGVLLIDNEDRENEGDLIFSAEHMNEEDMIQMIRYCSGVVCLCLTHEKADE
- a CDS encoding 3,4-dihydroxy-2-butanone-4-phosphate synthase — translated: MKKLMNDDGTMSRFPQIVVFALKHDLMVLSIQDIIEYRQMHTSDNLLAENVLQ
- a CDS encoding siderophore-interacting protein, producing MNSTETKKIRSVFHVKHKEYITPHFIRVTFNINDNQAEMLTNVKSGSNNKIFIPADETDTQGIVRTYTNRKIHLENRELSIDFVAHGDNGPASAWALNVQEGDFLGIGMKESTRPLVPEADAYLLVGDATALPVICAIVEQLPEGVNVKVLMETFGKDDEILSCSAANVDIEWLYNPTPEKGSQLAEAAKQFKFPEDEQRKYVYVAAEYSTVKELRDYFKADATLDSRALHAVSYWKAGESEDQAGLHKKQSS
- a CDS encoding universal stress protein; the encoded protein is MKLLLVRNNTAILNASLANTSIEDDDSMEKQMAKIKQVTEKFSLVEHSTTILNGDPQEQIIQFMADNSADLLIVGTHGRTGLDHLISGSTAEYIIRHSTTPVLVLPYNHEKH
- a CDS encoding Crp/Fnr family transcriptional regulator — encoded protein: MAVPQNTSSATLLLRYWSFPTTTKNTKSYITGEGSEEYIQALESSELLYIYFRDFQSLLSRVPGWEKFYIYYLENAYVNNTRHLMSFLTMDATERYKQLLEQNPAVVQRLSNRMVANYLGISQESLSRLKGRLYK
- a CDS encoding T9SS type A sorting domain-containing protein, whose product is MKTKLIFLTFLLFSLLNIKAQCNPVITSPRLGAMFADKILFCENEDEILSTTETYSTYQWYKQEWTWQSPNNNPWEAIPGATSQQLTINGNDQLYYFKVAVTQGDCAAESGAVMADGYVYGLPAMMSTFVPGTYEIVDGGIVHVCNEAPVKFDNVFPVVYGPHTWFKCVPTTTAPFTGDPCVIPNVTGDTYTASEPGEYGFYACTEYCPTQCQMLDPFAFVKLEYSNWKFCGNLGTGEVKHKENTLNIYPNPTAQFLYIGKESEEYKEVTIMDMSGKLVLQKKDHQYKQGIDVSHLVPGNYIIVSKSTKGEVYRNKFIKK
- a CDS encoding outer membrane beta-barrel protein; translation: MKMRFREGLWDDIRDELFSGGRENKPITGFIPSIDTENREEKVKDINAGSKSWLYRIGGIAAAAVLIFMMMKIVPEENQNKHSQNPLDFNKNTDTNLPLNNIEQEKSGKIWKNSKADISLEQNDFNTIGHFAKNIKQAKSEKTGGKESGNDEKVQDVMQADQLEQPILIPDESKTKEKPLVNDKVKNEEGEKKVNEVEQELPEKYADNTKTKHIKSKSEKKWMLSMLTGNASSNSAEQQFHGYASVSGKPLNFEQVWSASEYINDPLTQILLANQSKPVEARIRHKVPVTFGLSVYYNLGKRWGVGTGINYTKLASELHSGSDDNYIKGEQKVHYVGIPVQVNYNVIQKGRFTGYITGGALVEKPISGSITTSYVVNDEVKEISEEKLDHKPLSFSVNTAVGLQMKLVNRLGVYAEPGIGYHFKDENSPNTIYKENPLHFNVKFGIRLLID
- a CDS encoding RNA polymerase sigma factor; protein product: MGESKEQILVNRLLEKEEAAWKELFGAYSGNLTYVCSRYIAEKEDVHDVLQNSFVKMFRSIEAFEYRGEGSLRAWITRITVNESLKYIRQKGDFKSSVEVEDLPDLPNEEEPDFEEIPKEDIMRLIQSLPDGYRTVFNLYVFEKKSHKEIASLLGIGENSSASQFHRAKGLLVQKIKEFKMSKKAQYE
- a CDS encoding DUF4840 domain-containing protein, giving the protein MKKFTVSQFLTAILIVLTGVTLYSCSVDSPEIIPVKLEDINGNYKGRLITIQGESKTEKIKNFKAKKDTIMFSEFPVEEIVKTVVKDPVKAEEAIKALGKVKYEIKYTASINTVNNVIELSLAPKPMELLIPVDGKTKKTEVTLNAKQKGFYVGMDGSLRFALTAEKITVDGTVLAPYEAINYNFPFCVKY
- a CDS encoding efflux transporter outer membrane subunit, which translates into the protein MRIFNIKNFLISGAMASILVSCAVGKPYARTDLQMPEIYKESVQVTGDTVVLPWKTFFKDPKLIGLIDKALARNNEVNVALKNIEQLDLMYKQAKLSLLPTLDLSAGANRSWASKNTLNGSLNEQFVGTTHMDDFSANLRLSWEVDIWGKAKMQKESAAAEYFAQKENLNAVKSRIIVQVAQAYYNLISLDEQMKIAEQNIELSNNTLKMMDLQFKAGQINSLAVQQSEAQKKTAELLIPLAKQNISIQENALSILCGEYPAKIERSGDLKMMIPGNKLSEGLPAQLLSRRPDLKMAEFNVISLNSKTGLAKAAMYPSISLSPQIGVNSNKFSSWFDVPGSITKAVAANLAAPIFQKKQLKTAYETALIEQEKAAINFKQSVMTAVGEVSDAMAKTQGTSERLQLLEQRTAILDKGIGDALKLYKSGMATYLEVITAQNNKLQNDLEAINVTLERLNAEVDLYRALGGGIE